gaccACTTTAATTGATCATTTGACACAAACACTTCATTTAAAATGATGTAAAAGCATTGCATGTAGGAAAATGTCTGCCCTAAAATGTGAAgatgttactgtaaatgccagCATTCCACACGGTCTGTCCCTACAGGCTGTCTCCTCTGTTGGGGGAAAAAAGAGGGCAGGATATTCCCCGAAACAAAGAGGGTGGTACGTTATTTAGTCTGACTGCGACAGAAACAAGAAGGAAGATGGCTGctttgctgctgctgttgctcAGTGCTGGAGCTTTGTGTACCTGTGCTGATGCACAAGAGGCTTACAGTAACCTTCCAGAAACCCTCAAGAAAGGTGTAGACTTGTCTCTGGAGAAGCTCAACGCTCACACCGGAATCCAGAATCATTTTCTCTTCTTGAGGAGTGTCACGCAGTCCAACGTGGAGGTACTTTTCTTGCTTTAGCTGACCTGTGACCTTTTCAAAAGAATATGAGGATTTTCATTTATGTGGATTTAATTCTCTCTATCTTCTCCTACAGGCCGGATTCGATGTGGTCTACATCTACCACCACTTCTACCTTAAAGCCACCCGATGCCAAAAAGGAACAGTGGATCCAGCAGGGTGTCATTTCAGGAATGACGTTGTAAGCACGTTTAcgggaagaagaaaaaagaatgcGGAATGTGACCACAACGGCTTGTCCTTACTTGTTTTTGTTTGCACCCGTGCAGCCCATGATCGACTGCGCCATTTGTTACAAAACATTCCAAGGAGAGATTGAGCAAGAGCCGAAACCGTACCTCAACTGTCTGCA
This genomic interval from Nerophis lumbriciformis linkage group LG07, RoL_Nlum_v2.1, whole genome shotgun sequence contains the following:
- the LOC133609574 gene encoding uncharacterized protein isoform X2, coding for MLHSTRLKWLSPLLGEKRGQDIPRNKEGGTLFSLTATETRRKMAALLLLLLSAGALCTCADAQEAYSNLPETLKKGVDLSLEKLNAHTGIQNHFLFLRSVTQSNVEAGFDVVYIYHHFYLKATRCQKGTVDPAGCHFRNDVPMIDCAICYKTFQGEIEQEPKPYLNCLHKPAVTAEVKVSRVEHCNRLAYSIGATNLLASIGTK
- the LOC133609574 gene encoding uncharacterized protein isoform X1, with product MQNFDQRTTITWLSPLLGEKRGQDIPRNKEGGTLFSLTATETRRKMAALLLLLLSAGALCTCADAQEAYSNLPETLKKGVDLSLEKLNAHTGIQNHFLFLRSVTQSNVEAGFDVVYIYHHFYLKATRCQKGTVDPAGCHFRNDVPMIDCAICYKTFQGEIEQEPKPYLNCLHKPAVTAEVKVSRVEHCNRLAYSIGATNLLASIGTK